The following are from one region of the Ruficoccus amylovorans genome:
- a CDS encoding IS3 family transposase, whose product MVSPGHKREAVREVAESGTCSLRAACRYLRLHWSSFCYRAKTATDKMVRLVRAIIAVSRTNPRYGYRRVRALLANEGWQVSRKLVQKVRRAEGLGVKPPRPRQRRQGKSTGKIPTAATHPRHVWSWDFVADRTDNGAPLRVLSLIDEFTRQCISLTVARGLKSADIVAALDKAIAKHGAPEHIRSDNGPEFIATATKDYLESKRIKTLYIEPGSPWQNPHVESFHNRLQDECLKQEWFLSLTEARVVIENWRRKYNSQHPHSRLGFISPDAFAKLWHQTKAVLGSVRPTGSLHQALPQTITQPT is encoded by the coding sequence ATGGTAAGCCCGGGGCACAAGCGCGAAGCGGTGCGCGAGGTGGCCGAGTCGGGAACGTGCTCGTTACGGGCCGCCTGTCGGTATCTTCGTCTGCACTGGTCGAGCTTCTGCTACCGGGCTAAAACCGCCACCGACAAGATGGTTCGCCTCGTGCGTGCGATCATCGCGGTGAGCCGGACCAACCCGCGCTACGGTTATCGTCGCGTACGAGCGCTGCTGGCCAACGAAGGCTGGCAGGTCAGCCGCAAGCTGGTACAAAAGGTACGCCGGGCTGAAGGGCTGGGCGTGAAGCCGCCGCGCCCCCGGCAACGGCGTCAGGGCAAGTCCACCGGCAAGATCCCGACCGCGGCGACGCATCCGCGGCACGTGTGGAGTTGGGACTTCGTGGCGGATCGCACCGACAATGGAGCGCCTCTGCGGGTGCTCAGTCTGATCGACGAGTTTACCCGCCAGTGCATCAGCCTGACGGTGGCTCGCGGGCTGAAGTCAGCCGACATCGTCGCGGCCTTGGACAAAGCCATCGCCAAGCACGGTGCTCCCGAGCACATCCGTTCCGACAACGGGCCGGAGTTTATCGCTACGGCGACCAAGGACTACCTGGAATCCAAACGCATCAAAACCCTCTACATCGAGCCGGGCTCGCCCTGGCAAAACCCTCACGTGGAGAGCTTCCACAACCGCCTGCAGGACGAGTGCCTCAAGCAGGAGTGGTTCCTCTCCCTGACCGAAGCGCGCGTCGTCATCGAAAACTGGCGACGCAAATACAACAGCCAGCATCCGCACAGCCGTTTGGGCTTTATATCCCCCGACGCCTTTGCCAAACTCTGGCATCAAACCAAGGCAGTGCTTGGCTCCGTTCGCCCTACGGGCTCACTGCACCAAGCACTCCCGCAAACCATAACCCAACCAACATAA
- a CDS encoding transposase produces the protein MKRKRYTEEQIVALLREADEGRSVDDVCREHNVSKASFHRWKSKYGQMELRDVKRLKELERENAELKKLVADQLLNIKVLEQVNAKKW, from the coding sequence ATGAAACGAAAGAGATACACCGAAGAGCAAATCGTGGCGCTCCTGCGCGAGGCAGACGAAGGCCGCAGCGTGGACGATGTTTGCCGCGAGCACAATGTGAGCAAAGCGAGCTTCCATCGTTGGAAGAGCAAGTACGGACAGATGGAGCTGCGCGATGTGAAGCGTCTGAAGGAGCTTGAGCGCGAGAACGCCGAGCTGAAGAAACTGGTGGCCGACCAGCTTTTGAACATCAAAGTACTGGAGCAGGTAAACGCAAAAAAATGGTAA